GCTGGGTTCGCTGAAGTCGAACATCGGTCATACGCAGGCCGCGGCGGGTGTCGCGGGTGTCATCAAGATGGTCATGGCGATGCGCCACGGCGTCCTCCCCAAGACCCTGCACGTCGATACGCCCACAGCACGGGCCGACTGGTCGGCGGGCGCCGTGGAACTGCTCACCGACACCGTGCCGTGGCCGGAGACGGGGCGCGTCCGGCGCGCCGGGGTGTCGTCGTTCGGCATCAGCGGCACCAACGCGCACGCGGTGCTGGAGCAGGCCCCGCCGGTCGCCGAACCGGTACGGGAGCCGGGCTCGGGCACGGAGCCCGCTGTGGTGCCGTGGGTGGTGTCCGCCCGCACCGAGGAGGCGCTCGACGCCCAATTGGACCGCGTCAGGCCGCTCGCGGCCGCCGACGCCGGACTCTCACCGGTGGACGTCGGCTTCTCCCTGGCGGCCGGCCGGTCGGTCTTCGAGCACCGTGCCGTGCTGCTCGCCGCACGGGGCGAGACCGCCCTCGCGGCACGCGGTACGGCTGGCGGCGCGGGAGCCCTGGCGGTGCTGTTCCCCGGGCAGGGGAGCCAGCGCCTCGGCATGGGCCGGGAGCTGTACGGACGGTTCCCCGTCTTCGCCGACGCCCTGGACAAGGCGCTGTCCGTCCTCGACCGCTATGTGCCGCGCCCGCTCCGGGAGGTGATGTGGGGCGAGGACCCGGAGGAGCTGAACCTCACCGGCTACACCCAGACCGCCCTGTTCGCGGTCGAGGTGGCGCTGTTCCGCCTGGTGGAGTCCTTCGGTGTCACACCGGAGTTCGTGGCCGGCCACTCCATCGGCGAGGTGGCGGCCGCCCATGTGGCCGGCGTGTTCTCGCTGGAGGACGCCTGCCGCCTGGTGGCCGAGCGCGGCCGGCTGATGCAGGAGGTCGCGGACCGCGGCGCGATGGTCGCCGTCCAGGCGACCGAGGACGAGGTGCAGCCGCTGCTGACCGGCAAGGTGTCGATCGCCGCGGTCAACGGCCCGTCGTCGGTGGTCGTCTCCGGAAACCGGGAAACGGTCCTGGAGATCGCGGGACGACTGGCGGCCGACGGGCGCAAGACCTCACGGCTGCGGGTGACGATGGCCGCCCACTCTCCGCTGATGGAACCGATGCTCGACGAGTTCCGCGCGGTCCTCGAAGGCCTGACGTTCTCCGCCCCGCACCTGCCCGTGGTCTCCAACCTCACCGGCCGCGTCGCCGAGCAGGGGGAACTGTGCTCACCGGAGTACTGGGTGCGGCACGTACGCCGGGCCGTCCGCTTCGCCGACGGCATCACGACCCTGCACACGGCCGGCGTGGGCGTCACCCTCGAACTGGGCCCCGGCGGGATCCTCTCCGCCATGGCCAGGGACTGCCTGGGCGCGGCGGACCTCACCGTGGTACCCGCCCTGCGCGACGACCGCGGCGAGGAGACCGCCCTGCTGACCGCGCTGAGCCGACTGCACGTCATCGGCGTGCCGGTGGACTGGCCGCGGATGTTCGAGGGCACGGCCGCCCACCGGGTGGACCTGCCGACGTACGCCTTCCAGCGCGAGCGCTTCTGGCCGATCGGGGCGGACACCACCTTGCGGCACACGGCGGCCGACGGTGACCACGCCGAGGCGGGGCCCGCACCCGCACCGGCCGGCCGGGCGCTGCCGCTCGGCGCGCGTCTGGAGTCGATGCCCGCCGACCGGCGTACCGGCTATCTGCTCGACCTCGTACGCTCCGAGGCCGCCGCCGTGCTCGGGCACAGCGGCGTGGGGCGCGTCGGCGCCCACCACATCTTCAAGGAACTGGGCTTCGACTCGCTCACCGCGGTCGAACTCTGTGACCGGCTGAGCGCCGTCACCGGGCTGCGGCTGCCCAGCTCGCTCGTCTTCGACTGCCCGACACCGGCGTCGGTCGCCGACCATCTGCTGGCGCACCTCGTGGACGGCTCACCGGAGTCGGCTCTCCAGGAACTCGACACGCTGGAGGCCGTGGTGCGGGCCGCGGCGGCGGACGCCACGGACGCCGAGCGCGCGGCGATCGCCGCGCGCCTGGACCAACTCGTCGTCTCACTCAGGGAATTGACGGGAACGGCGGAGCTGCCCGACGACTCCGAAGAGGACATCAAGACAGCGTCGGTCGACAGACTGCTCGACATCATCGACGAAGAATTCGAAATCGCTTAAAGATCGACAGCTTTCGTTCATAACGGGATGAGGACGGACCGGTGCAGGAAGACCAGCAGGACAAAGTTGTCGACTACTTGAGGCGAGTCGCCGCAGACCTCCGACGTGCGCGCCAGCGCATCGACGAACTGGAGTCCAAGAGCCGCGAGCCGATCGCGATCGTGGGCATGGGCTGCCGGTTCCCCGGCGGGGTCAGCTCGCCGGAGGGACTGTGGGACCTGGTCGCCTCCGAGGGCGACGCCATCTCCGGCTTCCCGGCCGACCGCGGCTGGGACCTGGCCGCGCTGACCGGCGACGGCGAGGGCCACAGCGACACCCACGAGGGCGGCTTCCTCTACGAGGCGGGCGACTTCGACGCCGGCTTCTTCGGGATCTCCCCGCGTGAGGCGCTGGGCATGGACCCGCAGCAGCGGCTGCTGCTGGAGGTCTCCTGGGAGGCCCTGGAGCGGGCCGGCATCGACCCGCTGTCGCTGCGCGGCAGCCAGGCGGGCGTCTTCGTCGGCTCGTACCACTGGAACCCGGGCACGGCCCGGGCGACGGGCGAACTGGACGGCCACGCGCTGACCGGCACCGCGGCCAGCGTCCTGTCGGGACGGCTCGCCTACACCCTGGGCCTCGAAGGCCCGGCGCTCACCGTCGACACCGCCTGCTCGTCCTCGCTGGTGGCCCTGCACGTCGCGATGCGGTCGCTGCGGGACGACGAGTGCTCGCTCGCCGTCGTCGGCGGCGTCACCGTCCTGTCCGACCCCGCCGTGTTCGTCGAGTTCAGCAAGCAGGGCGGCCTGGCCCCCGACGGCCGCTGCAAGGCGTTCTCCGACGCGGCCGACGGCACGGGCTGGTCCGAAGGAGTCGGCGCACTCGTCGTCGAACGGCTGTCGGACGCGCGGCGCAACGGTCATCCGGTGCTGGCGGTGCTGCGGGGCAGTGCGGTGAATCAGGATGGTGCGTCGAACGGTCTGACGGCGCCGAACGGTCCGTCGCAGCAGCGGGTCATCCGGCAGGCGTTGGCGAACGCGGGTCTGTCGGTGGCCGATGTGGACGCGGTGGAGGCGCACGGTACGGGTACGAGGCTGGGTGACCCGATCGAGGCGCAGGCGCTGCTGGCCACCTATGGCCAGGGTCGTGAGGTGCCCTTGCGGCTGGGTTCGCTGAAGTCGAACATCGGTCATACGCAGGCCGCGGCGGGCGTCGCGGGTGTCATCAAGATGGTCATGGCGATGCGCCACGGCGTCCTCCCCAAGTCCCTGCACAGCGACACCGCCTCGTCCCACGTGGACTGGTCGGCGGGCGCCGTGGAGCTGCTCACCGAGTCGGTCGCCTGGCCGGTGGGGGAGCGGCCGCGCCGCTGCGCGGTGTCCTCCTTCGGCGTCAGCGGCACGAACGCGCACGCGGTGCTGGAGGAAGCACCGCGGGACGCGGAGCCGGCCGCCGAGGAGCCGCCGGCCACGGACAACCCCGCCACCGTGGTCCCCTGGGTGCTCTCCGGCCGGGCCCCGGCCGCCGTGCGCGACCAGGCCGCGAACCTCCTCTCCCGGCTGGACGCCGAACCCGGCCTCCGCCCGGTCGACGTGGGGTACTCCCTCGCCTCCCGGTCGCTGTTCGAACACCGCGCCGTGATGGTGGGCGCCGGCATGGACGACCTGCGGGAGGGACTCGGCGCCCTGGCGGCCGAGGAGACCGCCGCCGCCGTCGTCCAGGGCGTCGCGGACATCGACGGCAAGACGGTGTTCGTGTTCCCCGGCCAGGGTTCGCAGTGGGTGGGCATGGGCGCCCGTCTGCTGGAGGAGTCGCCCGTCTTCGCCGAGAGGCTGGCGGAGTGCGCCCAGGCGCTGGGCGCCTTCGTGGACTGGTCGCTGACGGACGTCCTGCGCCAGATGCCGGGTGCGCCGTCCCTGGAGCGGGTCGACGTCATTCAGCCGGCGTCGTTCGCGGTGATGGTGTCGTTGGCGGCGTTGTGGCAGGCGCACGGTGTGTCTCCGGATGCGGTGGTGGGTCATTCGCAGGGTGAGATCGCGGCTGCGGTGGTGTCGGGTGCGTTGTCGTTGGAGGACGGCGCGCGGGTGGTGGCGCTGCGCAGCCAGGCGATCGGCCGTCGGCTGGCGGGCCGTGGCGGGATGATGTCCGTCGGCCTGCCGGTGGCCGAGGTCGAGGGGCGCTTGGGTGGTTTCGCGGGCCGGGTGTCCGTCGCCGCCGTCAACGGTCCGCGTTCGGTGGTGGTGTCCGGTGACCCGGAGGGTCTGGACGAGCTGACCGCGCGGCTCACGGACGAGGGTGTCCGGGTGCGGCGGATCGCGGTGGACTACGCCTCGCACTCCGCGCAGGTCGAGGACCTGCACGAGGAGCTGCTGTCCGAGCTGGGGCCGATCCGGCCCCGCGAGTCCGACGTGCCCTTCGTCTCGACGGTGTCGGGGGAGTGGCTGGACACCAGCGGCATGGACGCCGAGTACTGGCATCGCAACCTGCGCAACACCGTCCGGTTCGAAGCCGGCATACGGACGCTGCTCGACGCGGACCACGGCGTGTTCGTGGAGGTCAGCTCGCACCCCGTGCTGGCGATGGCCGTACAGGACGTCATCGAGGACGCCGGCGGCCACGCCGTCGCGGTCGGGACCCTGCGGCGCTACGAGGGTGACCTCCACCGCTTCCTGACCTCGCTGGCCGAGGTGTACGTCCGGGGCGTGCCGGTCGACTGGCGGTCCCTCTACACCGGCACCGGTGCCCGCCGGGTGGACCTGCCCACCTACCCGTTCCAGCACGAACGCCTCTGGGCCATGCCGCACGAGGTCGAACTCCTCGCGGCGGCGGACCCCGCCGACACCGAGTTCTGGGCCGCCGTGGAGCGGGAGGACCTCGGCTCGCTCACCTCCCGACTGCACATCGACGAGGACTCCCTCGCCGCCGTCCTGCCCGCCCTCTCGTCGTGGCGCCGTGAGCGCCGTGAGCAGTCCGCGCTGGACGCGTGGCGTTACCGCGTGGCCTGGTCACCGCTGAGCGGTGTGCCGAAGGCCTCGCTGTCGGGCACCTGGCTCGTGGTCACGGCCGAGGGCATCGCGGACGACGACGTGGTGACCGCACTGACCGGCCAGGACGCCGAGGTGCGCCGTCTGGTCCTGGACGACTCCTGCGTCGACCGCGCCGTCCTCGCGGCCCGGCTCGATGACGCCCACGACGTGGCGGGCATCGTCTCCGTGCTGGCGGCGGCGGAACAGCCGAGCACCGCGTACCCGCAACTCGCCTCCGGCCTCGCCCTGACCGTCTCGCTCGTCCAGGCCCTGGGCGACACGGGCATCGACGCACCGCTGTGGTGCCTGACCCGTGGCGCGGTATCGACCGGCCGCTCGGACCTGGTCACCCATCCGGTACAGGCACAGGTGCACGGCGTGGGCTGGACGGCCGCGCTGGAACACCCGCAGCGCTGGGGCGGTCTCGTCGACCTGCCCGACACGCTCGACGAGCGCGCCGGCCGACGGCTCGCGGCCGTCCTGGCGGGCACCACCGGCGAGGACCAGCTCGCGATCCGGTCCTCCGGCGTCTTCACCCGGCGGGTGGTCCGGGCCGCCGCCGGCGGCCAGGGCGCGGGACGCGGCTGGCGGCCGCACGGTACGACGCTGATCACCGGCGGCTCCGGGGCGCTGGCCCCGGACCTCGCACGGTGGCTCGCGGCCCAGGGCGCCGAACACCTCGTGCTGGTCAGCCGCCGGGGCCCGGCCGCGCCCGGCGCCACGGAGCTGATCGCCGAACTCGCCGAGCTGGGCACCGAGGCCGAAGCGGTCGCCTGTGACATCAGCGACCGCGACGCGGTCGCCGGGCTGCTGTCGGGACTGGGAGCCGACGGTCGCGCCGTGCGGACGGTCGTGCACGCCGCGGCGGTCATCGAGCTGGAGTCGCTGGCCGAGACCACCATGGAGGAGTTCGCCAGGGTCGTCCACGCCAAGGTCGCCGGTGCCCGGCACCTGGACGAACTGCTGGACGACGAGGAACTCGACGCGTTCGTCCTCTTCTCCTCCATCACCGGCATGTGGGGCAGCGGCCGGCACGCCGCGTACGGCGCGGGCAACGCCTATCTGAGCGCGCTGGCCGACCACCGCCGCGCCCGCGGGGCGACCGCCACGTCCCTGCACTGGGGGAAGTGGCCCGACGACGCGGAGGCCGCGCAGCTCGACCCGCACCAGATCCGCCGCAGCGGCCTCGGCTTCATCGACGCGGGCCCGGCACTGGCCGGCATGCGGCGCGCCCTGGACGACGACGAGACGGTACTCGCCATCGCCGACGTCAACTGGGACGTCTACCACCCGATCTTCACATCCGGCCGGCCCACGACGCTGTTCGACGAGGTGCCCGAGGTTCAGCGGCTGACCCGGCCCGTGGCGGCGGCCGTGAACGCCGGCGCCGAAGGAGAGTTCGCGGCCCGGCTGCGCGCCCTGCCCGCCGCCGAGCGGGACCGCCTGCTGCTGGACCTGGTCCGCGGCCAGGCCGCGACCGTCCTCGGCCACGCCTCCGGTGAGGCCTTCCCCGAACGGCGTGCCTTCCGCGACGTCGGCTTCGACTCCGTCACCTCCGTCGACCTGCGCAACCGGCTGGTGACCGCCACCGGACTGCGGCTGCCCAGCACCCTGGTCTTCGACTACCCGACCCCCCTCGCCCTGGCGGAGTTCCTCCGCGACGAGATCGCGGGCACCGCCGCCGCCACCGCTCCCGCGGTGTCCGCCGCCGCGACCGACGAGCCGATCGCGATCGTCGGGATGAGCTGCCGCTACCCCGGCGGCGCGCACACCCCCGAGGACCTGTGGCGGCTGCTCGTCGACGGCGCCGACGTGATCTCCGAGTTCCCCGCCGACCGCGGCTGGGACGCCGACGCGCTCTTCGACCCCGACCCCGACCGGCACGGCCGGACCTACTCCGTCCAGGGCGGGTTCCTGCACGAGGCCGCCGAGTTCGACGCCTCCTTCTTCGGCATCTCCCCCCGTGAGGCAGTGGCGATGGACCCCCAGCAGCGGCTGCTGCTGGAGACCGCGCACGAGGCCCTCGAACGCGCCGGCATCGACCCCGACTCGCTGCGGGGCAGCCCGACCGGCACGTTCATCGGCGCGACCTACCAGGACTACACCTCCGGGGTCCCGAACGCCGCCGAGTCCGAGACCTACATGGCCACCGGCACCGCGTCCAGCGTGCTCTCCGGCCGGGTCTCCTACCTCTTCGGCCTGGAGGGCCCGGCGGTCACGGTCGACACGGCCTGCTCGTCGTCGCTGGTCGCCCTGCACCTGGCCTGCCAGTCGCTGCGCAACGGCGAGAGCACCCTCGCCCTCGCGGGCGGTGTCGCCGTCATGTCGACCCCGAGCCCCTTCATCGGCTTCAGCCGGCAGCGCGCCCTAGCCGTCAACGGCCACTGCAAGCCGTTCTCCGACGACGCGGACGGCATGACCCTCGCCGAGGGCGTCGGCCTCGTCCTGCTGGAGCGGCTCTCCGACGCCCGCCGCAACGGCCACCGGGTCCTCGCGGTCGTCCGCGGCTCGGCCATCAACCAGGACGGCGCGTCCAACGGTCTGACGGCCCCCAACGGCCCCTCCCAGCAGCGCGTCATCCGACAGGCCCTCGCCAACGCGGGCGTCTCGCCCGCCGACGTCGACGTGGTCGAGGCACACGGCACCGGCACCAAGCTGGGCGACCCGATCGAGGCCCAGGCCCTGCTGGCCACCTACGGACAGGACCGGGAGACACCGCTGCGGCTGGGCTCCCTCAAGGCCAACATCGGCCACACCCAGGCCGCCGCCGGTGTCGCCAGCGTCATCAAGATGGTCATGGCCCTGCGGGAAGGCGTCCTGCCCAGGACGGTCAACGTGAGCGAGCCCTCGTCGCGGGTGGACTGGTCCTCGGGTGCGGTGGAGCTGCTGACCGAGACCGAGAAATGGCAGGCGGAGGGACGCACCCGCCGGGCGGGCGTGTCGTCGTTCGGCATCAGCGGCACCAACGCCCACCTCATCCTCGAACAGGCACCGGACACCGAGGCCGACGGCGCCGAACCCGCTCCCGACCACACGGGCGTCGTGCCCTGGCTGGTCTCCGCGAAGTCCGACGCCGCGCTGCGCGACCAGGCCGCCCGGCTGCTCGCCCACGTGGGCGACAGCCCCGAACTGCCTCCCGTGAGCGTCGGCTGGTCACTGGCCACCACCAGGCCCCGCCTGGAGCACCGCGCGGTGCTGCTCGGTGAGACGCACGAGGACTTCACCCGCTGCCTGGAGGCCCTCGCGACAGCCGGCACCACCCCGGGAGTCGTCCGCGGTGTCGCCGCCACCGGCGACGCCGGTCCGGTGTTCGTCTTCCCCGGCCAGGGCTCGCAGTGGTGGGGCATGGGCCGCGAACTGCTGGAGACCTCCGAGGTGTTCCGGTCCGCCGTGGACGACTGCGCCGAGGCCCTCGCCCCGCACATCGACTGGTCGCTGCGCGACGTCCTGGCGGGCAC
The window above is part of the Streptomyces syringium genome. Proteins encoded here:
- a CDS encoding type I polyketide synthase yields the protein MQEDQQDKVVDYLRRVAADLRRARQRIDELESKSREPIAIVGMGCRFPGGVSSPEGLWDLVASEGDAISGFPADRGWDLAALTGDGEGHSDTHEGGFLYEAGDFDAGFFGISPREALGMDPQQRLLLEVSWEALERAGIDPLSLRGSQAGVFVGSYHWNPGTARATGELDGHALTGTAASVLSGRLAYTLGLEGPALTVDTACSSSLVALHVAMRSLRDDECSLAVVGGVTVLSDPAVFVEFSKQGGLAPDGRCKAFSDAADGTGWSEGVGALVVERLSDARRNGHPVLAVLRGSAVNQDGASNGLTAPNGPSQQRVIRQALANAGLSVADVDAVEAHGTGTRLGDPIEAQALLATYGQGREVPLRLGSLKSNIGHTQAAAGVAGVIKMVMAMRHGVLPKSLHSDTASSHVDWSAGAVELLTESVAWPVGERPRRCAVSSFGVSGTNAHAVLEEAPRDAEPAAEEPPATDNPATVVPWVLSGRAPAAVRDQAANLLSRLDAEPGLRPVDVGYSLASRSLFEHRAVMVGAGMDDLREGLGALAAEETAAAVVQGVADIDGKTVFVFPGQGSQWVGMGARLLEESPVFAERLAECAQALGAFVDWSLTDVLRQMPGAPSLERVDVIQPASFAVMVSLAALWQAHGVSPDAVVGHSQGEIAAAVVSGALSLEDGARVVALRSQAIGRRLAGRGGMMSVGLPVAEVEGRLGGFAGRVSVAAVNGPRSVVVSGDPEGLDELTARLTDEGVRVRRIAVDYASHSAQVEDLHEELLSELGPIRPRESDVPFVSTVSGEWLDTSGMDAEYWHRNLRNTVRFEAGIRTLLDADHGVFVEVSSHPVLAMAVQDVIEDAGGHAVAVGTLRRYEGDLHRFLTSLAEVYVRGVPVDWRSLYTGTGARRVDLPTYPFQHERLWAMPHEVELLAAADPADTEFWAAVEREDLGSLTSRLHIDEDSLAAVLPALSSWRRERREQSALDAWRYRVAWSPLSGVPKASLSGTWLVVTAEGIADDDVVTALTGQDAEVRRLVLDDSCVDRAVLAARLDDAHDVAGIVSVLAAAEQPSTAYPQLASGLALTVSLVQALGDTGIDAPLWCLTRGAVSTGRSDLVTHPVQAQVHGVGWTAALEHPQRWGGLVDLPDTLDERAGRRLAAVLAGTTGEDQLAIRSSGVFTRRVVRAAAGGQGAGRGWRPHGTTLITGGSGALAPDLARWLAAQGAEHLVLVSRRGPAAPGATELIAELAELGTEAEAVACDISDRDAVAGLLSGLGADGRAVRTVVHAAAVIELESLAETTMEEFARVVHAKVAGARHLDELLDDEELDAFVLFSSITGMWGSGRHAAYGAGNAYLSALADHRRARGATATSLHWGKWPDDAEAAQLDPHQIRRSGLGFIDAGPALAGMRRALDDDETVLAIADVNWDVYHPIFTSGRPTTLFDEVPEVQRLTRPVAAAVNAGAEGEFAARLRALPAAERDRLLLDLVRGQAATVLGHASGEAFPERRAFRDVGFDSVTSVDLRNRLVTATGLRLPSTLVFDYPTPLALAEFLRDEIAGTAAATAPAVSAAATDEPIAIVGMSCRYPGGAHTPEDLWRLLVDGADVISEFPADRGWDADALFDPDPDRHGRTYSVQGGFLHEAAEFDASFFGISPREAVAMDPQQRLLLETAHEALERAGIDPDSLRGSPTGTFIGATYQDYTSGVPNAAESETYMATGTASSVLSGRVSYLFGLEGPAVTVDTACSSSLVALHLACQSLRNGESTLALAGGVAVMSTPSPFIGFSRQRALAVNGHCKPFSDDADGMTLAEGVGLVLLERLSDARRNGHRVLAVVRGSAINQDGASNGLTAPNGPSQQRVIRQALANAGVSPADVDVVEAHGTGTKLGDPIEAQALLATYGQDRETPLRLGSLKANIGHTQAAAGVASVIKMVMALREGVLPRTVNVSEPSSRVDWSSGAVELLTETEKWQAEGRTRRAGVSSFGISGTNAHLILEQAPDTEADGAEPAPDHTGVVPWLVSAKSDAALRDQAARLLAHVGDSPELPPVSVGWSLATTRPRLEHRAVLLGETHEDFTRCLEALATAGTTPGVVRGVAATGDAGPVFVFPGQGSQWWGMGRELLETSEVFRSAVDDCAEALAPHIDWSLRDVLAGTGDPALLERVDVVQPALFSMMVALSALWRSHGVEPAAVMGHSQGEIAAACVAGALSLPDAAAVVALRSKALLALSGRGGMMSVAASVEQVTALLGPWGDRISLAAVNGPSSVVVSGDPEALAELKEQCATEKIRARMVAVDYASHGSQVELIQDELANLLASVTPRAPKVPFYSTVTGERLDTPAMDGTYWYTNLRQTVQLERATRALLADGHRLFVETSPHPVLAGAVQETAESAEIESAVALGSLRRDEGDTKRFLTSLAEAHVQGAPVDWRAVFPASPSQAPVELPTYAFQRRRYWPEAELPAPGGPGTGTEADTAFWGLVENGDLDTLAGELGVAENDGRSSLGALLPALSAWRTKSRQASAANALRYKVDWTRLREPGGTTPAGTWLVVAPARGADDPWATAVIDALGPDTVRVDVEDTDRDVLTALLAATAEGTPGLTGVVSLLGLAEERHPGFTSVPDGLAMTLALVQALGDAGIGAPLWCLTRDAVAVGRDDKVTHPVQGALWGLGLVTALEQPGRWGGLIDLPDTVDPRTAARLRAVLAAPDGEDQLALRASGSFGRRLVHAAPGGNRPERRWWERGTVLITGGTGGLGGRVARWITERGARHVVLTSRRGPEAPGAEALRAELEGLGAQVTIAACDAADRVALHALLAGLPAELPLTAVVHAAGVADGDADAQSLTLEQLDALLRSKLTAALHLHEATSDLDLDAFVLFSSGAGIWGSGGQAGYAAANAFLDTLAEHRRARGLTATAVAWGAWAEAGMATVAEVHDRLSRRGVMSMEPSLAIAALQQSLTDDDTQVTVTDMDWELFTPSFTATRPSPLLSGIPEVRAVLSAQEAPAGDDGGDESALRRRLESLSDAERGRALLDVVRVEASATLGHEAADAIPADRAFRDVGFDSVTAIELRNRLRVATGLALPAALVFDYPTPTALAQCLRSYLFPDTAPAQKTDDPDAHIREALTTVPISRLRKAGLLDMVLQLANEEAETATAAPDAASPIESIDDMDAESLLRLATESTTN